From the genome of Fusobacterium varium, one region includes:
- the xerC_3 gene encoding Tyrosine recombinase XerC, with amino-acid sequence MKNPNGFGTVYKVTGNRRKPWRAIKTIGFDICKGRQIRKTVGYFETRKEALESLITFKFDPYNIEVENLTIDDIYNRWKEMHFKKLSKLSQSNYESNYTHFKPLKDRKIAELKTIHLQEFMNNLELSESSKRNIKRMLNQLFKYALKYDIIEKDYTQFIELGKVEKILERKIFTDEEISKLWKYKELEWVDTILIMIYTGMRVGELLTIKNQDIDLENRTIRGGIKTDAGKNRLIPINMKILPFIKTRMTPSNEYLILSRKEKNLSYSSYITYFKKLMKKLDMEHTIHDCRHTFASLLSNADANKVSIAKIIGHSNYDMTEKIYTHKDIEELKKAIDLI; translated from the coding sequence ATGAAGAATCCAAATGGCTTCGGAACTGTCTATAAAGTAACTGGGAATAGACGCAAGCCTTGGAGAGCTATTAAAACAATAGGCTTTGATATTTGCAAAGGTAGGCAAATTAGAAAAACAGTTGGATATTTTGAAACTAGAAAAGAAGCACTAGAAAGCCTTATAACTTTTAAATTTGATCCATATAATATTGAGGTTGAAAATTTAACTATAGATGATATTTATAATAGATGGAAAGAGATGCACTTTAAAAAACTCTCAAAGCTCTCACAGAGTAATTATGAAAGCAACTATACACATTTTAAACCTTTGAAAGATAGAAAAATAGCAGAACTCAAAACAATCCATCTTCAAGAGTTCATGAATAATCTTGAGCTTTCAGAATCTAGTAAAAGAAATATAAAAAGGATGCTCAACCAATTATTTAAGTATGCATTAAAATATGATATAATAGAAAAGGATTATACCCAGTTTATAGAGCTGGGAAAGGTTGAAAAGATACTTGAAAGAAAAATTTTTACTGATGAGGAAATATCAAAACTCTGGAAATATAAAGAATTAGAATGGGTAGATACAATCTTAATTATGATATATACTGGTATGAGAGTGGGAGAACTTCTGACTATCAAAAATCAGGATATAGACCTTGAGAATAGAACTATCAGAGGTGGAATAAAAACAGATGCAGGGAAGAATAGACTTATTCCCATCAATATGAAAATACTACCATTTATCAAAACCAGAATGACTCCAAGTAATGAATATCTTATTTTGAGCAGAAAGGAAAAGAATTTATCCTACTCATCATATATAACATATTTTAAAAAATTAATGAAAAAATTAGATATGGAACACACTATTCACGATTGCAGACATACTTTTGCAAGTTTATTGAGTAATGCTGATGCAAACAAAGTATCTATAGCTAAAATTATTGGGCACAGTAATTATGATATGACTGAAAAGATTTATACTCATAAAGATATTGAGGAACTAAAAAAAGCCATAGATTTAATTTAA
- a CDS encoding phage/plasmid primase, P4 family, C-terminal domain, with protein sequence MKVKPEHLGIYRGYGYVLDTGKFTKYKGNAKLFDYQAVAHKNGFFGVLAPGIAYIDVDIREQAEFLYNVIQEIGLKCKVFETIKGKHFIFRDPKGYLDKTITKQYLACGIVADSKSGNANGVEYLKKVGELTEREIVYGQEFPVNELDELPTFLKPFKSLGDFDENINKDTGELEPPTALFNDLGEGSRNDTLTRHILALQNVGFTDRDEIRDIIRVINSYFFADPLEDKELETILRDETFIKGEKENIQYNFFSESGKFYFNNFAEFLKEQYGIIKIDGELHCYEDGIYVKDRGIEKLMINIIPNLKDSNRKEVLKYLDLITEEKERDNTGLIAFKNGIYNILSDELLPFNPKYIITNKIPWNYNLLAYSELMDTTLNKFAYGNENIRLLIDEVIGYILFAKNELGKAFIITGDKSNGKSTFLKILMYTVGKDNTSALSLNDIINSRFRVYEVAGKLLNIGDDIGSGYIPEAEIFRKLVTGDIIVAEQKGKNPIKFNCYAKFIFSANDIPRIKDPTGATARRIIIIPFKNSFTKKSKDYDPYFLDKIKTQECIEYLIVIGIIGLKRIIQNKGFTETEETRQLLEEFNRNNNPVLSIIAQLEDEKGEEFYIGMDKNLVYNYYYSEAQSEGMKPVTLTNFTRTMKKHKNLTLQDSKQNNQRAFLFQKV encoded by the coding sequence ATGAAAGTTAAACCTGAGCATCTGGGGATATACAGGGGATACGGTTATGTACTGGATACCGGGAAATTCACTAAATATAAAGGAAATGCTAAACTCTTTGATTATCAAGCAGTTGCTCATAAAAATGGCTTCTTTGGAGTTCTTGCTCCTGGAATAGCTTATATAGATGTTGACATAAGAGAACAAGCTGAATTCTTATACAATGTCATCCAAGAAATAGGGTTAAAATGTAAAGTATTTGAAACTATAAAAGGAAAGCACTTTATATTTAGAGACCCCAAAGGGTATTTAGATAAAACTATAACCAAACAATACTTAGCTTGTGGTATAGTGGCAGACTCAAAAAGTGGAAATGCTAATGGGGTAGAGTATTTAAAAAAAGTAGGAGAACTGACTGAAAGAGAAATAGTGTATGGGCAAGAGTTCCCTGTGAATGAATTAGATGAACTCCCTACTTTTTTAAAACCTTTTAAATCTCTGGGGGATTTTGATGAAAATATCAATAAAGATACTGGGGAATTAGAACCACCTACAGCACTATTCAATGATTTAGGAGAGGGAAGCAGAAATGATACTCTTACAAGACACATATTAGCTTTACAGAATGTTGGATTTACTGATAGAGATGAAATAAGAGATATTATAAGAGTTATTAACAGCTATTTCTTTGCTGATCCTTTAGAAGATAAAGAACTTGAGACAATATTGAGAGATGAAACTTTCATTAAAGGAGAAAAGGAAAATATCCAATACAATTTTTTCTCTGAAAGTGGTAAGTTCTATTTCAATAATTTTGCTGAATTTTTAAAGGAACAGTATGGCATTATAAAAATTGATGGAGAGCTCCATTGTTATGAAGATGGAATTTATGTTAAAGATAGAGGAATTGAAAAACTAATGATCAATATTATCCCTAATTTAAAAGACAGCAATAGAAAAGAGGTTTTAAAGTATCTAGACCTCATAACAGAAGAAAAAGAAAGAGATAATACTGGTTTAATTGCTTTCAAGAATGGGATTTATAATATTTTATCTGATGAGCTTTTACCTTTTAACCCTAAGTACATTATAACTAATAAAATACCTTGGAATTATAATCTATTAGCATATTCAGAGCTTATGGATACAACTCTTAATAAATTCGCTTATGGTAATGAGAATATCAGATTATTAATAGATGAAGTTATAGGCTATATCCTATTTGCTAAAAATGAATTAGGAAAAGCATTTATTATCACTGGGGATAAATCAAATGGTAAGTCTACATTTTTAAAAATACTAATGTATACAGTTGGTAAGGATAATACCAGTGCTTTAAGTCTCAATGATATTATCAATTCAAGATTTAGGGTATATGAAGTAGCAGGAAAATTATTAAATATTGGTGATGATATAGGGAGTGGGTATATTCCAGAAGCTGAAATATTCAGAAAATTAGTAACAGGAGATATTATTGTTGCTGAACAGAAAGGGAAAAACCCAATAAAATTTAATTGTTATGCAAAATTTATTTTTAGTGCTAATGATATACCTAGAATAAAAGACCCTACTGGAGCAACTGCTAGAAGAATTATAATTATACCATTTAAAAATAGCTTCACTAAAAAAAGTAAAGATTATGATCCTTATTTCTTGGATAAAATAAAAACTCAAGAGTGTATAGAGTATTTAATAGTAATTGGGATAATAGGATTAAAAAGAATTATTCAAAATAAGGGATTTACAGAAACAGAAGAGACTAGACAACTCTTAGAAGAATTTAACAGAAACAACAACCCTGTTTTGTCTATTATTGCTCAATTAGAAGATGAGAAAGGAGAAGAGTTTTATATTGGTATGGATAAAAACCTTGTATATAATTACTACTATTCAGAGGCTCAATCTGAGGGAATGAAACCAGTAACTTTAACTAATTTCACCAGAACTATGAAAAAACATAAGAATCTTACTCTACAAGACTCTAAACAAAATAATCAAAGAGCATTTTTATTTCAAAAAGTGTGA
- the rny_1 gene encoding Ribonuclease Y, which yields MNIGISVGLAIIGLSIIISLMYKKSVIDKKINELNDLEDEVTKSKIKAKEIIELAEKEAAAKGKEIELKAKEHVYQLKEEAEREIKNSKNELLQKEARLTKKEETLDNKIEKLEVKSQELERTTEELELKREEIDKIRLQQENELERISGLSKVEARDILIAKLRDDLTHETAVAIKEFESKLEDEKDRISRRILSTSIGKASADYVVDATVSVVNLPNDEMKGRIIGREGRNIRAIEALTGVDIIIDDTPEAVVLSSFDGVKREIARIAIEKLITDGRIHPGKIEEVVNKAKKEIEKEIVDAGEEALIELGIPAMHPEVIRTLGRLKFRTSYGQNVLTHSIEVAKLSANLAAEIGADTELAKEQDFYMI from the coding sequence ATGAATATAGGAATAAGTGTAGGATTAGCGATAATCGGACTTAGTATCATCATTTCATTGATGTATAAAAAGTCTGTTATAGATAAAAAAATAAATGAGTTAAATGATTTAGAAGATGAGGTTACAAAGTCAAAAATAAAGGCTAAGGAAATAATAGAGTTAGCTGAAAAAGAAGCAGCAGCAAAAGGTAAAGAAATAGAGTTAAAAGCTAAAGAACATGTCTATCAATTAAAAGAAGAAGCTGAAAGAGAAATTAAAAATTCTAAGAATGAACTTCTTCAAAAAGAAGCAAGACTTACTAAAAAAGAAGAAACTTTAGATAATAAAATAGAAAAATTAGAAGTAAAAAGTCAAGAGCTTGAAAGAACTACTGAAGAGCTTGAATTAAAAAGAGAAGAGATAGATAAAATAAGATTGCAGCAAGAAAATGAACTTGAGAGAATATCTGGGCTTTCAAAAGTTGAAGCTAGAGATATTCTTATAGCTAAATTAAGAGATGATCTAACTCATGAAACAGCTGTAGCTATTAAAGAATTTGAAAGTAAACTTGAAGATGAAAAAGATAGAATATCAAGAAGAATACTTTCAACTTCTATAGGTAAAGCATCAGCTGATTATGTTGTAGATGCAACTGTTTCAGTTGTAAATCTTCCTAATGATGAAATGAAAGGAAGAATAATTGGAAGAGAAGGTAGAAATATTAGAGCAATTGAAGCTCTTACAGGAGTAGACATTATAATAGATGATACTCCAGAAGCAGTTGTACTTTCTAGCTTTGATGGAGTAAAAAGAGAAATAGCAAGAATAGCTATTGAAAAATTGATTACTGATGGAAGAATTCATCCAGGAAAAATAGAAGAAGTAGTAAATAAGGCTAAAAAAGAAATAGAAAAAGAAATAGTAGATGCTGGAGAAGAGGCTCTAATAGAATTAGGAATACCAGCAATGCATCCAGAAGTTATAAGAACTTTAGGAAGATTAAAATTTAGAACAAGTTATGGACAAAATGTACTTACTCATTCAATAGAGGTAGCAAAATTATCAGCTAATTTAGCAGCAGAAATAGGTGCAGATACAGAATTAGCAAAAGAGCAGGACTTTTACATGATATAG
- the rsbW gene encoding Serine-protein kinase rsbW has translation MKNIIRMSIPSSLENLSLIRALVKTYLEVQHINEKDIFQLLSVVDELSTNVVEHGYKYKPGDIILEIQKSNDIIQLIVEDNGIGFDEEKLSKEEGGMGLYIARAIADNFKIEKKLNGTLFKIEKRIKEAV, from the coding sequence GTGAAAAATATCATTAGAATGTCAATCCCATCTTCTTTAGAGAATTTATCTCTTATTAGAGCTTTGGTAAAAACTTATTTAGAAGTTCAGCATATAAATGAGAAAGATATATTTCAACTATTGTCTGTTGTAGATGAACTTTCAACAAATGTGGTAGAACATGGGTATAAGTATAAGCCAGGAGACATTATTCTAGAAATACAAAAATCAAATGATATAATACAATTGATAGTAGAAGATAATGGAATAGGTTTTGATGAGGAAAAATTAAGTAAAGAAGAAGGCGGAATGGGATTATATATAGCAAGAGCCATAGCTGACAATTTTAAAATCGAAAAAAAATTGAACGGAACACTTTTTAAGATAGAAAAGAGAATTAAGGAGGCTGTATAA
- the rny_2 gene encoding Ribonuclease Y produces the protein MAHHNEVEFETVEAILVQAADAISASRPGARRETLTAYLKRLENLEEIANSFNGVESSYAIQAGREIRIIINPDSISDDAATKMSRDVAKKIEETMQYPGQIKVTIVRETRAVEYAK, from the coding sequence ATGGCTCATCATAATGAAGTTGAATTTGAAACTGTGGAAGCTATACTTGTGCAAGCAGCAGATGCTATATCGGCATCAAGACCAGGAGCAAGAAGAGAAACTCTTACTGCTTATTTGAAGAGGCTAGAAAATTTGGAAGAAATAGCAAATTCATTTAATGGAGTTGAATCATCTTATGCTATACAGGCTGGAAGAGAAATTAGAATAATAATCAATCCAGATTCTATAAGTGATGATGCAGCTACTAAGATGTCTAGAGATGTGGCTAAAAAAATTGAGGAAACAATGCAATATCCTGGACAAATAAAAGTTACTATTGTTAGAGAAACTAGAGCAGTAGAATACGCTAAATAG
- a CDS encoding Predicted NADH:ubiquinone oxidoreductase, subunit RnfG, whose protein sequence is MKKFLIFALLITSSIAVFAASEGIGFGYKDEIKVSVEKDGDKIISIKVLEMKDTKRIAEPAIEKLTSEIIAKQSVDVDDVAGATYTSQGFKEAVADALKK, encoded by the coding sequence ATGAAAAAATTTCTTATTTTTGCTTTATTAATTACATCTTCAATTGCTGTTTTTGCAGCATCAGAAGGAATAGGATTTGGATATAAAGATGAAATTAAAGTTTCTGTTGAAAAAGATGGTGACAAAATTATATCTATAAAAGTTTTAGAAATGAAGGATACTAAAAGAATAGCTGAACCAGCTATTGAAAAGCTAACTTCTGAAATTATAGCCAAACAGTCTGTTGATGTTGATGATGTAGCAGGAGCCACTTATACTTCTCAAGGATTTAAAGAAGCTGTAGCAGATGCTTTAAAAAAATAG
- the immR_1 gene encoding HTH-type transcriptional regulator immR: MEIEKQYITLAQRLRELREEKGLLQLKVAEALEIPRSSYQGYETASKRLSLEALDKLAFYFNVSIDYLLGRTDIRSPYPYNDEEFYTLYGKVPKRAPTFSELVEKEFQQEMDFENFLKSLDYDVSSTEEANGEISHMLITDGNTFYKLSYDELDDFIKNVAKYISFSLSDYEVDKDEWNLH, encoded by the coding sequence TTGGAAATAGAAAAGCAATATATTACACTTGCTCAAAGGTTGAGAGAGTTGAGAGAAGAAAAAGGATTATTACAATTAAAAGTAGCAGAAGCTTTGGAGATTCCTAGATCATCTTATCAAGGGTATGAAACTGCAAGTAAACGATTATCACTAGAAGCATTAGACAAATTAGCTTTCTATTTTAATGTCTCTATAGACTATCTATTGGGAAGAACTGATATAAGAAGTCCATATCCTTATAATGATGAAGAATTTTACACTCTCTATGGTAAAGTTCCAAAAAGAGCACCAACATTTTCAGAACTTGTAGAGAAAGAGTTTCAACAGGAAATGGATTTTGAAAATTTTTTAAAATCTCTAGATTATGATGTGTCTTCTACTGAAGAAGCAAATGGAGAAATAAGCCACATGTTAATAACTGATGGGAATACCTTTTATAAACTCTCATATGATGAACTAGATGATTTTATAAAGAATGTAGCTAAATATATTAGTTTTTCATTAAGTGATTATGAAGTAGATAAAGATGAATGGAATTTACATTAA
- a CDS encoding nuclease NucT yields MKLSDLSLEHLVTIINGDCKYTPYLSGPKIIEIFNMIGIRDIYSGGLPGNFSRGQYVKKILFELNNTLELRKLIEIVFDSRNFLETEFDIEVAVENLNKIILHDKYKLENFDGIYKIVGEDSPEAISTNIHFEDIQEQIKERIRAAKFTIWVAVAWFTDRDLANELWLKLKEGLNIRIIVNDDNINKIQLEEHFETMRLKPTGKYENNIMHNKFCIIDFKTVIHGSYNWTNKAQWNHETIEILDSKSSAEEFSQKFIELVKIYKNQK; encoded by the coding sequence ATGAAGTTAAGTGATTTATCTTTAGAACATTTAGTAACTATAATAAATGGAGATTGTAAATATACACCGTATTTAAGTGGGCCTAAAATTATAGAAATATTTAATATGATTGGAATTAGAGATATCTATTCTGGAGGGCTTCCTGGAAACTTCTCAAGAGGTCAGTATGTAAAAAAAATACTTTTTGAGTTAAATAATACCTTAGAGTTAAGGAAGTTAATTGAAATAGTTTTTGATTCTAGAAATTTTTTAGAAACAGAATTTGATATCGAGGTTGCAGTTGAAAACCTTAATAAAATTATACTCCATGATAAATACAAATTAGAAAATTTTGATGGAATTTATAAGATAGTAGGTGAGGATAGCCCAGAAGCCATATCAACAAATATCCATTTTGAAGATATTCAAGAACAGATAAAAGAGAGAATAAGAGCTGCTAAGTTTACTATATGGGTGGCAGTTGCATGGTTTACTGATAGAGATTTAGCAAATGAATTATGGTTAAAATTAAAAGAAGGCTTAAACATAAGAATTATTGTAAATGATGATAATATTAATAAAATACAACTTGAAGAACATTTTGAAACAATGAGATTAAAACCAACAGGAAAGTATGAAAATAATATTATGCATAATAAGTTTTGTATTATTGATTTTAAAACAGTAATACATGGTTCTTATAATTGGACTAATAAAGCTCAGTGGAATCATGAAACAATAGAAATTCTTGATAGTAAAAGCTCAGCAGAAGAATTTTCCCAAAAATTTATAGAGTTAGTAAAGATATACAAAAATCAAAAATAA
- a CDS encoding metallophosphoesterase, MG_246/BB_0505 family: protein MKVLIVGDIVGNPGREILKAYLERKRKDYDLVIVNGENSAAGFGITGKLADQLFDWGCDVITGGNHIWDKKEFYDYLDKTDKVLRPANYPEGVPGRGYTIVKDKNGNKIGVISLQGRVFMPPIDCPFKKAKELIEEIRKETKIIIIDFHAEATSEKIAMGWHLDGYISVIYGTHTHIQTADNKILPEGTGYITDVGMTGSDNGVIGMSVESILPKFLNALPQRFEIAEGNERLNGIEVEIDIETGECKSIERINKSLTEISFS from the coding sequence ATGAAAGTTTTAATAGTTGGAGATATAGTAGGAAATCCAGGAAGAGAAATACTTAAAGCATATTTAGAAAGAAAAAGAAAAGACTATGATCTTGTTATAGTGAATGGAGAAAATTCGGCAGCAGGATTTGGAATAACAGGAAAGCTGGCAGATCAGTTATTTGATTGGGGTTGTGATGTTATAACTGGAGGTAATCATATTTGGGATAAAAAAGAATTTTATGATTATTTAGATAAGACAGATAAGGTACTAAGACCAGCGAATTATCCTGAAGGGGTACCAGGAAGAGGATATACTATAGTCAAGGATAAAAATGGAAATAAAATTGGTGTAATTTCTCTTCAAGGAAGAGTTTTTATGCCACCTATTGATTGTCCATTTAAAAAAGCAAAAGAATTAATAGAAGAGATAAGAAAAGAAACAAAAATAATTATAATAGATTTTCATGCTGAAGCGACATCAGAAAAAATAGCTATGGGTTGGCATTTAGATGGATATATTTCAGTAATTTATGGAACACATACTCATATTCAAACAGCAGATAATAAAATACTTCCAGAAGGTACAGGATATATTACTGATGTTGGAATGACTGGTTCAGATAATGGAGTTATAGGAATGTCAGTTGAATCAATACTTCCAAAATTTTTAAATGCATTACCACAGAGATTTGAAATAGCTGAAGGAAATGAAAGATTAAATGGAATAGAAGTAGAGATAGATATAGAAACTGGAGAATGTAAAAGTATAGAGAGAATAAATAAATCACTTACTGAAATAAGTTTTAGTTAA
- the miaA gene encoding tRNA dimethylallyltransferase has protein sequence MLKGLVIAGPTGVGKTDLSIKMAKLMKADIISADSAQVYKGMDIGTAKITMEEMQGIKHYMLDIVEPIKKYNVGDYQKNVDNILKEKEKENKNIIIAGGTGLYISSITEGLSSLPSADLVLREKLMKKDPDELYNELVAVDPDAATEIHKNNKKRVERALEVFKLTGEKFSVLSKKNIKGNNYSFLKIALERNRDVLYERINMRVDIMMEKGLLKEAKELYEKYGENLRKINIIGYTQLIDYFDNNCTLEEAIENIKRDSRRYAKRQFTWFRNDPSYIWYDLDKMSEEEIVDKITSELKL, from the coding sequence ATGTTGAAAGGATTAGTTATTGCAGGTCCTACTGGGGTAGGGAAAACAGATCTATCTATTAAAATGGCAAAATTAATGAAAGCTGATATAATTTCAGCAGACTCTGCTCAGGTATATAAAGGAATGGACATAGGAACAGCTAAAATTACTATGGAAGAAATGCAGGGAATTAAGCATTATATGCTTGATATAGTAGAGCCTATAAAAAAGTATAATGTAGGGGATTACCAAAAAAATGTAGATAATATTTTAAAGGAAAAAGAAAAAGAGAATAAAAATATTATTATAGCAGGAGGAACAGGACTGTATATAAGTTCCATAACAGAAGGGTTATCTTCTTTACCATCAGCTGATTTGGTACTTCGTGAAAAACTTATGAAAAAAGATCCAGATGAATTGTATAATGAGCTTGTAGCTGTAGATCCAGATGCAGCAACAGAGATACATAAAAATAATAAGAAAAGAGTGGAACGTGCTCTTGAAGTATTTAAATTAACAGGAGAAAAATTTTCTGTTTTGTCTAAAAAAAATATAAAAGGAAATAATTACAGTTTTTTAAAAATAGCACTAGAGAGAAATAGAGATGTTCTTTATGAAAGAATAAATATGAGAGTAGATATAATGATGGAGAAAGGACTTCTAAAAGAGGCGAAAGAATTGTATGAAAAATATGGAGAAAATTTAAGAAAAATAAATATAATAGGGTATACACAATTAATAGATTATTTTGATAATAACTGTACTTTGGAAGAAGCAATTGAAAATATTAAAAGAGATTCAAGAAGATATGCAAAAAGACAGTTTACATGGTTTAGAAATGATCCTTCATACATATGGTATGACTTGGATAAAATGAGCGAAGAAGAAATAGTAGATAAAATAACATCTGAATTAAAGTTATGA
- the obg gene encoding GTP-binding protein obg, with amino-acid sequence MFIDEVIVTVKAGNGGDGSAAFRREKYIQFGGPDGGDGGNGGNVIFIADPNINTLIDFKFKKVFKAENGENGQKKQMYGKTGADLIIKVPVGTQVRDVETGKLLLDMSVEGEPRTLLKGGRGGAGNVHFKSSTRKTPRIAGKGREGAEIKVKLELKLLADVALVGYPSVGKSSFINKVSAANSKVGSYHFTTLEPKLGVVRLEEGKSFVIADIPGLIEGAHEGVGLGDKFLRHIERCKMIYHLVDVAEIEGRDAIEDYEKINEELKKFSEKLSTKKQIVLANKMDLLWDMEKYEKFKAHVEAQGHEVFPVSVILNEGIKEVLYRSYSMLQEIEREPLEDEVNVNEVLKEIKGDMEDFVITQDEEGTYIIEGRILDEVLAKYVITMEEESIINFLHMMRSLGLEEAMREAGIQDGDNVRIADVEFEYVE; translated from the coding sequence ATGTTTATAGATGAAGTAATAGTAACGGTCAAAGCCGGTAATGGAGGAGATGGATCAGCAGCTTTTAGAAGAGAAAAGTATATCCAGTTCGGTGGACCAGATGGAGGAGATGGAGGAAATGGAGGAAATGTAATATTTATTGCAGATCCTAACATAAATACTCTGATAGACTTTAAATTTAAAAAGGTATTTAAAGCTGAAAATGGAGAGAATGGACAAAAAAAACAGATGTATGGAAAAACTGGAGCAGATCTTATTATAAAAGTACCAGTTGGAACTCAAGTAAGAGATGTAGAAACAGGAAAACTTCTTTTGGATATGAGTGTAGAGGGAGAACCAAGAACACTTTTAAAAGGTGGAAGAGGAGGAGCAGGAAATGTTCATTTTAAATCTTCTACAAGAAAAACTCCAAGGATAGCTGGGAAAGGGAGAGAAGGAGCAGAAATAAAAGTAAAACTTGAATTGAAATTATTGGCAGATGTTGCTCTTGTAGGATATCCATCAGTTGGAAAATCAAGTTTTATTAATAAAGTATCAGCTGCTAATTCTAAAGTAGGAAGTTACCATTTTACTACCCTTGAGCCAAAACTTGGAGTAGTAAGACTTGAAGAGGGAAAATCATTTGTAATAGCAGATATACCTGGACTTATAGAAGGAGCTCATGAAGGTGTAGGACTTGGAGATAAATTTCTTAGACACATAGAAAGGTGTAAAATGATATATCATCTTGTAGATGTTGCTGAAATAGAAGGAAGAGATGCTATTGAAGATTATGAAAAAATAAATGAAGAACTAAAGAAATTTAGTGAAAAACTTTCAACTAAAAAACAAATAGTACTTGCTAACAAAATGGATTTATTATGGGATATGGAAAAATATGAGAAATTTAAAGCTCATGTGGAAGCACAAGGACATGAAGTTTTTCCAGTTTCTGTCATATTGAATGAAGGAATTAAAGAAGTACTTTATAGAAGTTATTCAATGCTTCAAGAAATAGAAAGAGAACCACTTGAAGATGAAGTAAATGTAAATGAAGTATTAAAAGAAATAAAAGGAGATATGGAAGATTTTGTAATAACTCAAGATGAAGAAGGAACATATATAATAGAAGGAAGAATATTAGATGAAGTTCTTGCTAAGTATGTTATTACTATGGAAGAGGAATCTATCATTAATTTTCTTCATATGATGAGATCGCTTGGATTAGAAGAGGCTATGAGAGAAGCTGGTATTCAAGATGGGGATAATGTAAGAATAGCAGATGTTGAATTTGAATATGTAGAGTAA
- the rsbV gene encoding Anti-anti-sigma-B factor, giving the protein MVENFDIIEKNVGDIKVIKVIGELDALVAPKLKERITKLVEMDTTKFIIDFEELVHINSLAMGILRGKLRVVKEIGGDIKLIKLNENIKTIFEMIGLDEIFEIYETEDEAVESFK; this is encoded by the coding sequence ATGGTAGAAAATTTTGATATAATCGAAAAAAATGTTGGGGATATAAAAGTTATAAAAGTAATTGGAGAATTAGATGCTTTAGTAGCTCCAAAATTAAAAGAAAGAATAACAAAACTTGTTGAGATGGACACAACAAAATTTATAATTGATTTTGAAGAGTTAGTTCATATAAACAGTCTAGCTATGGGAATCTTGAGAGGAAAATTAAGAGTTGTAAAAGAAATAGGTGGAGATATAAAACTTATAAAATTAAATGAAAATATTAAAACTATATTTGAAATGATAGGATTAGATGAAATATTTGAAATATATGAAACAGAAGATGAGGCAGTAGAAAGTTTTAAATAA